A DNA window from Camelina sativa cultivar DH55 chromosome 13, Cs, whole genome shotgun sequence contains the following coding sequences:
- the LOC104735025 gene encoding probable inositol 3-phosphate synthase isozyme 3 — protein sequence MFIDSFKVESQNVKYTENEIHSMYDYQTTELVHESKNGAFQWTVKPKTVKYEFKTDTHLPKLGVMLVGWGGNNGSTLTAGVIANREGISWATKEKVQQANYFGSLTQASSIRVGSFNGEEIYAPFKSLLPMVNPEEIVFGGWDISDMNLADAMGRAKVLDIDLQKQLRPFMEDLVPLPGIFDPDFIAANQGSRANHVIKGTKKQQLEQVIKDIREFKEKSKVEKVVVLWTANTERYSDVVVGLNDTTENLMSSLEKDEAEISPSTLYAIACVLENVPFINGSPQNTFVPGLIELAIERNCLIGGDDFKSGQTKMKSVLVDFLVGAGIKPTSIVSYNHLGNNDGMNLSAPQTFRSKEISKSNVVDDMVASNGILYEPGEHPDHVVVIKYVPYVGDSKRAMDEYTSEIFMGGTNTIVMHNTCEDSLLAAPIILDLVLLAELTTRIQFKSENEGKFHSFHPVATLLSYLSKAPLVPPGTPVVNALSKQRAMLENVLRACVGLAPENNMILEYK from the exons ATGTTCATCGATAGCTTCAAGGTTGAATCTCAGAACGTGAAGTACACAGAGAATGAGATCCATTCAATGTACGACTACCAAACCACTGAGCTTGTCCATGAGAGCAAAAACGGTGCGTTTCAATGGACTGTGAAGCCAAAGACCGTGAAATATGAGTTTAAGACCGACACTcatcttccaaaacttgg AGTAATGCTCGTAGGTTGGGGTGGCAACAATGGTTCTACTCTTACCGCTGGTGTTATCGCCAATCGTGA GGGAATATCCTGGGCCACGAAGGAGAAAGTGCAACAAGCTAATTATTTCGGATCATTAACCCAAGCATCCTCTATCCGGGTCGGGTCATTCAATGGCGAAGAAATCTATGCTCCTTTCAAAAGTCTTCTCCCCATG GTGAATCCAGAAGAAATTGTGTTTGGAGGATGGGACATAAGTGACATGAACTTAGCGGACGCAATGGGAAGGGCCAAGGTCCTAGACATCGACCTCCAAAAGCAGCTGCGTCCCTTCATGGAAGACTTGGTTCCACTCCCTGGAATCTTCGACCCAGATTTTATCGCAGCTAACCAAGGTTCACGTGCCAACCACGTGATCAAAGGCACCAAGAAACAACAACTCGAACAAGTCATCAAGGACATCAG gGAGTTCAAAGAGAAAAGCAAGGTGGAAAAAGTGGTGGTACTGTGGACCGCGAACACAGAAAGATACAGCGATGTGGTGGTTGGTCTTAACGACACGACGGAGAATCTAATGTCATCTCTGGAAAAGGATGAGGCTGAGATTTCTCCTTCTACACTTTACGCCATTGCTTGTGTTCTTGAGAACGTTCCTTTCATCAATGGAAGTCCACAAAACACTTTTGTCCCTg GGCTTATTGAATTGGCCATCGAGAGAAACTGCTTGATCGGTGGTGATGACTTCAAGAGTGGTCAGACCAAGATGAAGTCTGTCCTTGTCGATTTCCTTGTTGGTGCCGGAATCAAA CCGACGTCGATAGTGAGCTACAACCACCTTGGGAACAACGACGGCATGAACTTGTCAGCGCCACAAACATTCCGGTCAAAGGAGATATCGAAGAGCAATGTCGTGGATGATATGGTAGCTAGCAACGGCATCTTGTACGAGCCTGGTGAACACCCTGACCACGTTGTGGTCATTAAG TATGTGCCGTATGTAGGGGACAGCAAGAGAGCAATGGACGAGTACACATCAGAGATATTTATGGGAGGGACTAACACAATTGTGATGCACAACACTTGTGAAGACTCTCTCTTAGCTGCTCCTATTATTTTGGACCTTGTTCTTCTTGCCGAGCTCACTACTCGTATCCAGTTCAAGTCTGAAAATGAG ggaaAGTTCCATTCTTTCCATCCGGTGGCTACTCTCCTAAGTTACCTCTCAAAGGCACCACTG GTCCCTCCCGGCACGCCAGTTGTGAACGCTTTGTCGAAGCAGCGTGCAATGCTTGAGAACGTACTCAGAGCTTGTGTTGGACTTGCTCCTGAGAACAACATGATTCTCGAGTACAAGTGA